The Mycobacterium riyadhense sequence GTATCCCGATCACTACCTGGTGGAACGCGAGAAGATCCGCGAGTACGCAGTAGCCGTGCAAAACGACGACACCTGTTATTTCGAGGAAGACGCAGCCGCCGAACTCGGCTACAAGGGGCTCTTGGCGCCGTTGACCTTTATCTGCGTATTCGGCTATAAGGCGCAATCGGCATTCTTCAAGGACGCCAACATCGCGGTCCAGGATGCTCAGATCGTCCAGGTCGACCAGGTGCTCAAATTCGAACAGCCGATCGTTGCGGGCGACAAGCTTTACTGCGATGTGTACGTGGATTCGGTGCGCAGAGCACACGGCACCGAGATCATCGTGACCAAGAACATCATCACAAACGAAGCCGGTGACATTGTGCAGGAGACCTACACGACCCTGGCGGGCCGTGCCGGTGAGGACGGAGAAGAGGGATTTAGTGATGGCTCTGCGTGAGTTCAGCTCGGTGAAGGTCGGGGACCAGCTTCCGGAGAGGACTTATCCGCTGACCCGCCAGGATCTGGTGAACTATGCGGGTGTTTCGGGTGACTTGAACCCGATCCACTGGGACGACGAGATCGCCAAGGTCGTCGGGCTGGACACCGCGATCGCCCACGGCATGCTGACCATGGGCATCGGGGGCGGCTACGTCACGTCGTGGGTCGGCGACCCGGGTGCGGTCACCGAGTACAACGTCCGGTTCACTGCGGTGGTGCCGGTGCCCAACGACGGCAAGGGTGCCGAACTCGTGTTCAATGGCCGGGTGAAGTCGGTGGATCCCGACAGCAAGT is a genomic window containing:
- the hadA gene encoding (3R)-hydroxyacyl-ACP dehydratase subunit HadA gives rise to the protein MALSADIVGKHYRYPDHYLVEREKIREYAVAVQNDDTCYFEEDAAAELGYKGLLAPLTFICVFGYKAQSAFFKDANIAVQDAQIVQVDQVLKFEQPIVAGDKLYCDVYVDSVRRAHGTEIIVTKNIITNEAGDIVQETYTTLAGRAGEDGEEGFSDGSA
- the hadB gene encoding (3R)-hydroxyacyl-ACP dehydratase subunit HadB, with amino-acid sequence MALREFSSVKVGDQLPERTYPLTRQDLVNYAGVSGDLNPIHWDDEIAKVVGLDTAIAHGMLTMGIGGGYVTSWVGDPGAVTEYNVRFTAVVPVPNDGKGAELVFNGRVKSVDPDSKSVTIALTATTGGKKIFGRAVASAKLA